In Cryptomeria japonica chromosome 1, Sugi_1.0, whole genome shotgun sequence, the sequence atggacgtGAAATCAGCTTTCTTGAATGGCattttagaagaagaagtctatgtgGAACAACCACCTGGTTATGAGACTTTGGGTCATGAAAACAAGGTTTACAAGCTCAAGAAGGCtctttatggactcaaacaagccccaaGGGCATGGTATAGCAAAACTGACTCTTATCTTTTACAAAATAGATTCAATAGGTGCAGCAGTGAGCCTACTTTATACACCAAAATGAATGAGCAAGGTGAGATCATAATTGTTtgcttatatgttgatgacttagtaTTCACGGGTGATCTATCAATTGACAAGTTCAAATcagatatgaagaaagaatttgagatgactgaTTTGGGTTTAATGAAGTATTTTCTTGGCATTGAGGTGAATCAAAATGAAAATGGTATATTCATCTCTCAAACAAAATATGCAAATGACATTTTGAAGAGGTTTAATATGATGAAATGCAAATCAGCCCCAACACCAATTGTGACAGGTTTGAAATTgagtaaagatgacaaaggaattgaggtaaatccaactttgtataaaaaacttgttggaagcctcatgtatTTAACAGCAACAAGGCCAAACATTATGTATGGTGTAAGTTTGATTTCAAGGTTCATGGAGTCTCCAAAAGTTTCACATTGGCAAGCTGGTAAAAGAATTTTGAGATATGTGAGTGGAACCAAGAATTATGGGATCCAATATTCAAGTTCAAAAGAGTTCAAACTCATAGGATACATGGATAGTGATAGTGCTGGAagcattgatgataggaagagcacttccggCTATGTCTTTCATTTTGGAACAGGTGTAGTTTCATGGtcttcaaagaaacaaccaattgtcactctttcatcagctgaagcagagtatgtagcagcCACAAGTGCATCATGTCAAGCAGTTTGGATGAGAAGAGTTTTGAAAGATCTCAAACAAGAACAAGAGGAGGCAACAAAGATCTACTGTGACAACAATTCAGCCATAGCattgtcaaagaatccagtattccaCAAGAGAAGCAAACGTATTGACACTAGATATCATTTCATTAGAGAACTAATCAGCAATGGAGAAATCTTTTTGGAATTTTGCAGGTCTCAAGATCAAtgtgcagatatcttcaccaaggcaTTGGGAAAAGAAAGTTTTGTCTATCAAAGAGATCGATTGGGCATCATAGATGGTAGCAATTGTGATTAAGGGGGAGATGTCGAGCTAGTTCTGGAGGCAGAGATGAACAAACAGAGAAGGGCAAAATAGAGACAGAAAATACTGAAAGAAATCTAAAGTTAATCTGCTCTGAAAACAAgagacaaaaacattcaaataaccaGTCCTTCTCTTCATTCATTCAAATATCAAACCATACAAATAAGACAGAGCTTGAGCTCTTCAAATAGTTTCTTAGACATGAAAAAATGGAAACCCCTGTTCTGATTCTGCTCTCTGTTCTCCCTGTTCTGCCCTGTTTTTCTTACCCGTGCGATGCCCTTTTTCACATATATTTCTGTCTTAAAAAAATTATGAACTTAGCCTTTTTGTCATAAGCCAAAAATAAATTCCATCGTATGGGGGGAAAACAAAaactaattaattatatttaatgctGACTTAGCAGCTACCGTGCAGAGAAAGATATGATCAGGATATGCCATCAAACCAAATTCAAAAACTGTCCTAAAACGGAGGCGAGAAGAGAGAGGAGTAGTTGAGCTTGCAGGAGGAGTATACGGATGCATTAAAGTTCCCTGCAATTGGGATTAAATTCTAACAGAGATTACGTCATCGCCAATGATTTTTGAAAGACCGAAATCTGCCAATTTTGCCCGCATATTGGTGTCGAGGAGGATGTTTGAGCTTTTCACATCTCTATGAACGATTTTTGGTGTGCAGCTTACATGTAGGTATTCCAGTCCTTGAAATACATTGgatattaagaaaaataaagaatcaAAGGCATTAGTTTATTAATTTTGTTCTACTGGAAGAAATAACAAGGGGCAGTACACTGTATTACCTTGAGCAGCGTCTAGAGCTACGCGAAGTCTAGTTTTCCAATCAAGTGTAGAAATGTTTGATAGAGATCCTGGAGGAAGGACATAATCATGAGTCTGTGTGTTTCAAACTAATATGATTTTTTTCGTAATGAAGAACTATCCTACCGTAGAGGTGGTCCTTAAGAGATCCTCCACACAAATGTTCATACACAAGCATAAGTTCCTTCGAGTCGTTGCAGTAGCCAATCAAAGACACCAAATTCCTGTGATTTACTCGAGATAGGAGATTGATCTGATCACCAACAAAAAAAATGGACATCAAGTTTGGAATAGCTTTTACAAATGGTAATTAATGAAGTTGTTTATGAGggatcaagttttctacatttaATCTTGAGTTACAGTTCATGTGTTAGAAAATGTAATCACAACTACCATTGTGCATTCACAAGTCACCTGGCAGAGGGCAGCCTACATCATTATGAAGACATTTATCAACCTTAGCTCCTATTCTGCCTTCCAAAGCTTATCCCATCTTTTCATTAATATTTGTGATTTTCCAGACCTTGAGTTGTGAACCATACTAATAATTTGGCAGAGAACCATGTAACCATCCATCCATAGTTTTGATTTTTCTATATATCGGTTAGCTTTGTATTCAGCAACTCACTCCTTGATAAGGCCAACTCCATAGACCTGTATGAGGCTGTGGAAAACAGCAGGTAAATGTTCGAGTCTAATCTCACCTATCCTGACTCATATCATCTGTATGCTCAAAGACATCTGCAGACATGACACAAATGGATTTTACTTAGATTCAGATGAATTTGCATTTACTCCTCCAGGTTCCTCCAGACGGTTCAACGTACAATATGCAAGATTGTTATTTGATATTTTGGTTTTCCCTCTTACTAGAAAATGATAGAAGAGTCTAGATGTTTGCCTTTTGACTGTAGAAAACAAAAAATTAGTGTGCTGGGCATATGAAGAGAGAATGGGGGTCTGTTCAAAGATATTTCAAACTATATAATTTCATGTATGAAAAAAGTTAAAGCTCAGGTGCTGATTCTGTTGTAATGTTTGAGTTTCTGTTTAATAAAAGAGCGTTTGTTGTGCTCTGTTTCTTATTCACTCCCCTGTTCGAAAAGTAAAATGTCAAGGTGTTTGTGTGAAGAGCTGAAGCTCAAACAATCCATGTAGTTTTTTATGTCTGATCAATATAAACTATGTGTTTGTTTTATTTCTGTTCTCTTTCATTCCATATACTGGTATCAGAGCCGAAGGTTTATTAGTCTGGAGAGCCAGATGGTATGTGTTGTATCAGCTGTATAGGCTAAGAACGGTGATGCTATTGACTGTTGAAGTCCCTTTGTAGTTTTCTGCATCCCGATTGAGGCGACCATATGATGTATTCTATATTACAAAAGTTTGCATCCCGTTACCCTTAAGTAGCTCTATAGGGCTGGGAAGTCTTTTTGTTTAATTGCATCAGTCTGAGAAGTTAAGCAAGAAAGACAAGCTGTTGTAGCTGCCTTCTTAATAAAATTGCTTCCATTAATGATTAAGAGGAATCAGTGGGAGAAACCGCGGCAGAGAATTTTTCTCCAGCCACCATTGCCAAGGATTAAGTGAAAAGTAAGATCGCAGCAGAAGGAAGAAGTCGCACCTTGAACGGAGGTAACCACGTTTTTAAAATAAGAGTAAATTTATTAATAATTCTTGCATCAACAGAAAATACAGCTGTTTGTAAACAAAGGGTGCAGAAAAAGGATGAGAACCATGGTTTATATATGAAGATTTGAGCTAGCAGCTGTTAAATGTTGTAATGGTTGGATAATAGTTAGGTTGAAGCGAGATTCAAGTATTATATTACGCTGCTTGGTTCCATATTTTTGGATCAAAAGATAGTTTTATTTTGATGTCATATTTCTTTGAGCTGAATTTGTTGTTGGAAAATAGGACTGACCAGCCTATTGTTAGTGTGAGTGTGGCCTATTTGCAAAATCCATTAAAAAACACACACCGCATGTGCTTGTGACGCATTAGTGTTGGTATGGCTTATCTTAAAAATCTGTTAAGCAATATTGCATGTATTTGTGATTCTAGGCTGATTCTAATGTTAAATGTTGAACTACTAGTCCGTCAACCAGTCCCTCAGCCAGCCCATCATCAGTCCTTAAACTAATATTCATATGGACTAATTACAACTAGAATCTAAGACCTTCTAGCTATTATTGGAATGGTCTACCAACTAAACTACTAGTCCCTCCTTGACCAATCCATCATCAGTCCTTAACAGCTAAAACATACAAGTTTATTTACTGTTGAACGTAAACCACAGCTAAAACATACAAGTTTAATTACTGTTGAACGTAAACTTCGATCTTTCATCTTCAGTCCTATGTGAGAACTATTACAGTGAACAATATTGAGGTGTATTTAGGTCTTTGACATTACCTCGTTCAGGAACTCTGCCAGTCCTTGTTTTGAGGAGGAGGAGAGCAGCTTTACAGCCACATCTTTTCCATCAGGTAACCTGCCAAAGTAAACACTTCCGAAACCGCCCTCTCCGATCTTTTGGCTGAAATTGATTGTGGCAGTTTTCATCTCCAACAGACTGAATGAACGGCAACTCGAGGTGTTTGGTTCCATGATCGCTATTAAACCTACATCTGCAATTTTGTTTACAAAACATAACTACAGATAACGCATCTATGAATAATGTTTCAATGAAAAGTACCAAAATTTGGTTTTTGAAAGAACTATGTGAAATCCCTCTCCTTACCTAATGGGTGATGATTCATCTTACCTTTTGCCTTCATGCATCTTCTTCGTTGGTACATAATGACGAATATCACCACCAGCGAACCACCGAGGAGAGCACCTATTACTGATACAACCACAATCTTAATTTTGTTATCCTTGGAGTGGCAATTATTTTCAACTTTGTGGAGATATGGATTCCCAGAGTACCTGCAGAAGAGAATTTTACAAATTATCAAATTGGATGATCGTAGTAACTTATAACCCCGAGTCTGATTTCTACCCTTTTAAGAATTTATGCGAAAATAACGAAATCAATCTGTGTATATTGGTTTAAAAGAGAAAAGATTAGACATTACCTAAGGTCCAATAATTTATTACACATAAGTTCTTGGGGTAAAACTCCGCTGAAATTATTGTTCTCTAGATTTCTGGCAGAGAGATAAAACGCATACACAAATTCACTCTACATATCATGGAAATACAAAAAATAATCGAAATATCCCAGAATTAAAAGAACTTACAATtcctttaaatttttcaatttggaCAGACAGTCTGGGAAGATACCGCTGAAATTGTTGTTTTGAAGTCGCCTGAAAATACCATTGAAATAATTATTTTGTGTTTGAAacaatcattcaaagaatcagcgAACATCACAATTTAAAAACATGTGCAACGGACTCACAGTATCTCCAATCTTCCTAAGTTGCACAGATCTGGTAGAAATCCTGATAAATGGTTTTCCTGGAAGGAACTGTTCAAAGTAAAATATAGAAAAGAAGTAGCGAGTGAATATTAAAAACCTTTATACAGTTTGTAATAATACATTAAGCAATCGAAAACAGACCAAAAAGAAAGAAGCAATATATGAAGAATTCTCACATGCTTCTCAATGCAATTAAGTCATTGATGCGACTTGGTACCGATCCAAACAGATTCCTTCCCGATAGATTGCTAATGGTAAAGATCAGATTGATAACAAACTCTCATCAGTTTATTGTAAACAACACTTTTGACATAGCACAAGATACAATTCAGTGATATGTTTCAACTTACACTTCTACAACTCTAACTGTGTTGTTTTTGTTGCATCTGATTCCCTCCCATGAAATACAAAAGCAAGGATCAGATGTCCAGTTCTTCATGCCAAAAGCAGTTTTAATAGACGAAAGCGCACTAACTGCAGGTAAGAGATATCCAGTTGTTCATTTGCAAATAACAACAGTATCTCAGAGCTTGAGCTGTAATCGAAAGCTGAAACTTACCATCGCTTGCATCAGTGAGCGGCTCCGTGGGGACTATATTATAATACTCAAGCCCGTTAATGAGTGCCTTGCGGTTAGATTTACCAGGCTCATCTTCAATAGTCTCGAGAGAAACATTTACAGCCAGTCCAGTGTTGTTGTATGTCACCGGCAGCTCTACAAAATTACTTTTCACATCCAAGCTTATATTGCGAACTACAATATCATTTATCACAATTTTGAATTTCCTATATTCAGAAGCATTCAGGACCTGGGTCTCTGCAAAATATAATACAATTAAGTTTTGGCCTTCCACTGCTTCTAGAAAGATATTTAAAGGCTGTGTAGCTGTTTCCACCATAAGCGCTGTCTGCAAAACAACTGTTGGAGGAAAATTCCTGCTATTATTTTTCTTGCCGAAGAAGTCCACCGAACATTTGGATATTGCTTGATTATTGGTCCTTAAACTTAAAGCGTTGTCTAAAGACCAAATGCGATCGAATTCATCTTGAGGATACCTAAGCAAGCATATCAGAATCTGTTAGGTTATCATGATTCCAATGATTAACGTGCCTAAAAGCGTGTCCAAGAAATTGATACATACCTGATAGCCTTGGGTGATTTATTACC encodes:
- the LOC131027386 gene encoding probable LRR receptor-like serine/threonine-protein kinase At1g67720 isoform X2, with the protein product MNFSCKNGSLSILCVTAFITGLFVLVPAQPGFLNIDCGGIRNSIDSETNMTWIVDANYIDVGNIANFSMPNTPFHMQSLRFFPRPLNKSCYRLPVSPNVNYLLRLWFLFGDYKKFQTVPSFNFSVETEGFVTHRTKTVIYAHVPRITDMILTSPNGVFQVCLIRSFDDTDPFISAIQLRSLVSGMYSLQVKPGIMLHTIGRYDLGNKSPKAIRYPQDEFDRIWSLDNALSLRTNNQAISKCSVDFFGKKNNSRNFPPTVVLQTALMVETATQPLNIFLEAVEGQNLIVLYFAETQVLNASEYRKFKIVINDIVVRNISLDVKSNFVELPVTYNNTGLAVNVSLETIEDEPGKSNRKALINGLEYYNIVPTEPLTDASDVSALSSIKTAFGMKNWTSDPCFCISWEGIRCNKNNTVRVVEVNLSGRNLFGSVPSRINDLIALRSISFQENHLSGFLPDLCNLGRLEILRLQNNNFSGIFPDCLSKLKNLKELYSGNPYLHKVENNCHSKDNKIKIVVVSVIGALLGGSLVVIFVIMYQRRRCMKAKDVGLIAIMEPNTSSCRSFSLLEMKTATINFSQKIGEGGFGSVYFGRLPDGKDVAVKLLSSSSKQGLAEFLNEINLLSRVNHRNLVSLIGYCNDSKELMLVYEHLCGGSLKDHLYGSLSNISTLDWKTRLRVALDAAQGLEYLHVSCTPKIVHRDVKSSNILLDTNMRAKLADFGLSKIIGDDVISVRI
- the LOC131027386 gene encoding probable LRR receptor-like serine/threonine-protein kinase At1g67720 isoform X1 gives rise to the protein MNFSCKNGSLSILCVTAFITGLFVLVPAQPGFLNIDCGGIRNSIDSETNMTWIVDANYIDVGNIANFSMPNTPFHMQSLRFFPRPLNKSCYRLPVSPNVNYLLRLWFLFGDYKKFQTVPSFNFSVETEGFVTHRTKTVIYAHVPRITDMILTSPNGVFQVCLIRSFDDTDPFISAIQLRSLVSGMYSLQVKPGIMLHTIGRYDLGNKSPKAIRYPQDEFDRIWSLDNALSLRTNNQAISKCSVDFFGKKNNSRNFPPTVVLQTALMVETATQPLNIFLEAVEGQNLIVLYFAETQVLNASEYRKFKIVINDIVVRNISLDVKSNFVELPVTYNNTGLAVNVSLETIEDEPGKSNRKALINGLEYYNIVPTEPLTDASDVSALSSIKTAFGMKNWTSDPCFCISWEGIRCNKNNTVRVVEVNLSGRNLFGSVPSRINDLIALRSISFQENHLSGFLPDLCNLGRLEILRLQNNNFSGIFPDCLSKLKNLKELNLENNNFSGVLPQELMCNKLLDLRYSGNPYLHKVENNCHSKDNKIKIVVVSVIGALLGGSLVVIFVIMYQRRRCMKAKDVGLIAIMEPNTSSCRSFSLLEMKTATINFSQKIGEGGFGSVYFGRLPDGKDVAVKLLSSSSKQGLAEFLNEINLLSRVNHRNLVSLIGYCNDSKELMLVYEHLCGGSLKDHLYGSLSNISTLDWKTRLRVALDAAQGLEYLHVSCTPKIVHRDVKSSNILLDTNMRAKLADFGLSKIIGDDVISVRI